The following proteins are encoded in a genomic region of Streptococcus marmotae:
- a CDS encoding FtsK/SpoIIIE domain-containing protein — MNNKFLLKHQLLNIIFLNLILLLLFVLSILNHNFQFLISVTLAIVSVTAFVSFYYLKYLLYRDCFKNIEFKKIWEDFKIYKSIENSFIETEMIDDNKIPLFFKKDDEFCIKMSANFVKRLDKFQSILDSNLPRFFIIQEFKKDVINKYYILKIVDSRTTAGKTFDNFLDFDQSIGLLRSGGYQMKLGTNYLVDMQQTPNLIISGKSGSGKTNLIYSVILQILSKTSKESLYLVDVKRELSKFSKFLNVAFEYDDVIAFIDCLLNEIKERMRIMTEKKC; from the coding sequence ATGAATAATAAATTTTTATTGAAACATCAACTATTAAATATTATATTTCTTAATTTGATATTATTGTTGCTATTTGTTTTGTCAATACTGAATCATAATTTTCAATTTTTGATATCTGTAACGCTTGCGATTGTGAGCGTTACAGCATTTGTGAGTTTTTATTATTTAAAATATTTGTTGTATCGAGATTGTTTTAAAAATATTGAATTTAAAAAAATTTGGGAAGATTTTAAAATATATAAAAGTATCGAAAATTCTTTCATAGAGACAGAAATGATTGATGATAATAAAATTCCTTTATTCTTTAAAAAAGATGATGAATTTTGTATTAAAATGTCTGCGAATTTTGTAAAAAGATTAGATAAATTTCAGTCGATATTAGATTCAAATTTGCCTCGTTTTTTCATTATTCAAGAGTTTAAAAAAGATGTTATAAATAAATATTATATTTTAAAAATTGTTGATTCTCGAACTACGGCAGGAAAAACATTTGATAATTTTCTTGATTTCGATCAGTCCATAGGACTTTTAAGAAGCGGAGGATATCAAATGAAATTGGGAACTAATTATTTAGTTGATATGCAACAAACTCCTAACCTTATTATTTCAGGAAAAAGCGGTAGTGGTAAAACAAATTTGATTTATTCAGTCATACTTCAAATTTTATCAAAAACATCTAAAGAATCTCTTTATTTAGTCGATGTAAAACGTGAGTTGTCAAAATTCTCAAAGTTTTTAAATGTTGCATTTGAGTATGATGATGTTATTGCTTTCATTGATTGTCTTTTGAATGAAATAAAAGAACGTATGCGAATCATGACTGAAAAAAAATGTTGA